TGAAGGCCGGATCCCAGAGATCGTCGATCTTGGTGATGTCGCGTCCGGTAGCGGCCTTGTTGTAGGCCAGGCCCACCATGCCGGTCATGTACGGTGCGGTGTACTTGCGGCCCGGATCGGCCTTCGAGTTGAGCAAGTCTTCACGGAGATTCTTCTTGTTGGGGACGCGGGAGTCCCGAATCTCGTTGAGCCACTTGAGTCCTGCTAGCCGGACTGCCATGAACTCGGTGGGCACCACTAGGTCGGCACCGATGTCCTGCTTGCGCGACAACGGTTCCTTGACCTTGGCGAACCACTGCTCGTTGTCGTTGAAATCCTCTTTGTAATCCACGGTGAGGCCGGTCTTGGTCTGGAACGCTGCGACGAATCCGTCGGCCATGTACAGCGGCCAGTTCGAGATGCGCACGTTGCCGGTGGCCGGCGAGCCGTCGTCGGGGGCGGCCGACGATGTTCCGGCGGAGCCACCCTCACCACCTGTTCCGCATGCGGCCAGCACGGCGGGGCCCAGCGCGAGGGCGGCGGCGGCTGCGGCGCCGCCGCCTAGGAAGCGACGCCGCGAGGTACGGTTCGCGGTCATCCGGGCGAGAAGTTTGGGGTCGAACTGAGCGGTCATGGGCGACCTTTCTGAACTCGGGCGCTTTCGTCGATGAAGGTGGGGTGGCGAGATCTGCGGCTACCGGAGCCTAGGTGTCGTCGAGCATCTCTTCGAGATCTTCGGTGGTCGGAATGTCCGCGGCGGGAAGTACCCGCGACGCATCGGGTGACCAACCCACGTGGACCTGGTCGCCCGGACGCAGCAGCGGTAGCTCCTGCTCGGGCCCCACATGAGCGATGATTGTCGAATCATCCGGTGCTGCAAGGGAAAGTCTGAGTACCGGCCCCTGGAAGGTCAGGTCCTTGACGGTGGCCGGCACGGTTGCCACGTCTCCGGTGGGTACTTCCATGGAGACGCGGACACGCTCCGGCCGGATCATCAAGGTGGCATGGCCACCCGGCTCGATCGTCGTGTCGCCGGGCTTGGCCTTCAGCGTTGTGCCCAGTACATCCACTTCGACGAAGTCACGGTTGGTTCGCCCCGTCTGCCGGCCCGGCCATAGATTGGCCTGCCCGATGAAGCTGGCCACGAACACTGTTGCCGGACGGTCGTAGATCTCGGTGGGACTGCCGATCTGCTCGACGTTTCCGTTGTTCATCACCGCGATCCGGTCGCTCATGGTGAGCGCTTCTTCCTGGTCATGGGTGACGTAGATGAAGGTGATACCAACTTCGCGCTGGATTCGCTTGAGTTCGAACTGCATTGCATGTCGCAGCTTGAGATCAAGAGCTCCTAGCGGCTCGTCGAGCAGCAGCGCGCTGGGGAAGTTGACCAAAGCGCGGGCCAGTGCGACGCGCTGCTGTTGACCTCCCGAAAGCTGCCCGGGCTTGCGTTTGGCGAAGTCGGTCAGCCGGACGATCTCCAGCAGCTCGTCCACGCTGCGCTTGATCTCGTCAGCGCTCTTCTTGGCGGACTTCTTTCTGCTGCGGGGCCCGTAGGCCACGTTGTCCCACACCGTCATGTGAGGAAACAGTGCGTAGTGCTGGAATACCGTGTTCACGTTGCGCTTGTGGGGTGGCACGCGGGAGACGTCGACGCCCTCGAGCCGAATGGCGCCCTCGGTCGGACTCTCGAATCCGGCGATCATGCGCAACGTGGTGGTCTTCCCGCAGCCCGAGGGCCCGAGCATCGAGAAGAACTCGCCCGAGGCTATGGAGAAGTCAGCCTCGGCTACGGCTACGTAGTCGCCGAACCGTTTCGTGACGTGGTCGATTTCGATTACGGGCGCGCCGATACGCGGCTCGCCATCCTGTCCCGTCGAGGTGTCGACGGCGGTGATATCTGTGCCGGTCAGGGGAATCCTCCTCAGGTACAGCTGCGGAAGCTGTCGCTAAACAATCGCGGATCGCGCCGACCTTCGCAAGCGATTCCGCAATGAATTAACAATTTTTCAATGGAATCCTTCGTTTGGGGCTGGTTGACAGCGTGATTCCATCGCTCGACAGGCGAACTGCCACGGGTGTAGTCAGTCCACAGCCCAGAGCTGCGGGACTGGCCGACCTCAAGCTTCTCAGTTCAGCCGATTGTCACGGCGGAAACCCGGGGGATCAGCCCCACTCGTGGTTCATCGCGCGCGTCTCGGACATGGTGCGAACCGACTCGTCGTGGCGGTCCGGTGCCCGAGATACCGCGATAAGCGTCATCGCCAACGCCGCCGTAACCGCACCGGCGATGAAGATCGTCACGAAGCTGCCTTCCGCGGGCACCATGCGATGCCCGAGTAGTACCGCGACGACGGCCGCCGCCACCGAGCTCCCGATAGTTCGCGCTATCGCGTTCATACTCGTGGCGATGCCCGTCTCGCTGGCCTCCACCTCGCTGACGACCAGTGCGGGCAGGGCCCCGTACCCCAGGCTGATGTACGCGTTGGCCAGGACGCCGGCCAGCACGACCTGCCACGGACGGTCGTGCGCGACGGCGAGCAGGACGAATCCGGTGATGCCCGCGACCGCGGCGACCACCAGCACCCGGCGGGCGCCATACCGGTCGATGTACCGGCCACTCACGAGCGCCACCACGAAACCGGTGAGCGCACCGGGCAACAGAAAATAGACGCTGGCCTGCAGCACTCCGGCCCCGAATCCATAGCCGGCGGACTCGCGCGACATCTGGACGAACTGGGTGAGGCCCAGGAACGCGAAGTACAAGCCCATGCCGACCAGGATCGTGGCCAGGTTGGTGAGCAGAATCGGTCGACGAGCCAGCATCGTGGTCGAAACGAGGGGATCGGCGGCTCGTCGCTCCCAGTACCACCAACCGGTCAGCACAACGATGCCGCCGAGCAGGAAACCGAGGGTGCCCGGATGGCTCCATCCCCACGTGTTGCCCTG
The window above is part of the Mycolicibacterium fortuitum subsp. fortuitum genome. Proteins encoded here:
- a CDS encoding polyamine ABC transporter substrate-binding protein; this encodes MTAQFDPKLLARMTANRTSRRRFLGGGAAAAAALALGPAVLAACGTGGEGGSAGTSSAAPDDGSPATGNVRISNWPLYMADGFVAAFQTKTGLTVDYKEDFNDNEQWFAKVKEPLSRKQDIGADLVVPTEFMAVRLAGLKWLNEIRDSRVPNKKNLREDLLNSKADPGRKYTAPYMTGMVGLAYNKAATGRDITKIDDLWDPAFKGRVSLLSDTQDGLGMIMQWQGNSVEDPTTESITKAVDFIREQKDKGQIRRFTGNDYADDLAAGNIAVAQAYSGDVVQLQADNPDLQFIVPESGGDWFIDTMVIPYTTQNEKAAEAWIDYVYDRANYAKLIAFTQFVPVLSDMTDELAKIDPKLARNPLINPPADVQAKLKSWPALTDEQTQEFNSLYAAVTGG
- a CDS encoding ABC transporter ATP-binding protein — encoded protein: MLGPSGCGKTTTLRMIAGFESPTEGAIRLEGVDVSRVPPHKRNVNTVFQHYALFPHMTVWDNVAYGPRSRKKSAKKSADEIKRSVDELLEIVRLTDFAKRKPGQLSGGQQQRVALARALVNFPSALLLDEPLGALDLKLRHAMQFELKRIQREVGITFIYVTHDQEEALTMSDRIAVMNNGNVEQIGSPTEIYDRPATVFVASFIGQANLWPGRQTGRTNRDFVEVDVLGTTLKAKPGDTTIEPGGHATLMIRPERVRVSMEVPTGDVATVPATVKDLTFQGPVLRLSLAAPDDSTIIAHVGPEQELPLLRPGDQVHVGWSPDASRVLPAADIPTTEDLEEMLDDT
- a CDS encoding MFS transporter — its product is MARTEFDRSASPAPPGVRRPPGVLIAGLSLVALTVAVLQTAVVPILGIIARQLNTSSVAVSWAVTANLLAAAASTPLIGRLADLYSKKRVLLGVLVVVLAGSVLAAVTASVPLLVAGRILQGASYALYPISIAILREELAEDRLVGAMSVLSGTLGFGGGVGLVVTGLLMSGDAGYHRVFWLTTVFTAAVIVVALVVVPNRRPVAGGAIDWLGAAGLATGLSAVLLAITQGNTWGWSHPGTLGFLLGGIVVLTGWWYWERRAADPLVSTTMLARRPILLTNLATILVGMGLYFAFLGLTQFVQMSRESAGYGFGAGVLQASVYFLLPGALTGFVVALVSGRYIDRYGARRVLVVAAVAGITGFVLLAVAHDRPWQVVLAGVLANAYISLGYGALPALVVSEVEASETGIATSMNAIARTIGSSVAAAVVAVLLGHRMVPAEGSFVTIFIAGAVTAALAMTLIAVSRAPDRHDESVRTMSETRAMNHEWG